In Juglans microcarpa x Juglans regia isolate MS1-56 chromosome 4S, Jm3101_v1.0, whole genome shotgun sequence, a single window of DNA contains:
- the LOC121262481 gene encoding chaperone protein dnaJ 11, chloroplastic-like: protein MLSVPSPTILFAPYFSVKLPSQASPRVRLTPPSAFAATSTESRRTTSYMAAATATCTSLYEILGIHTGASFQEIKTAYRRLARTCHPDVVAAPDRKDSSAGEFMRIHAAYSTLSDPEKRADYDRKVFRRFRPLTATSGFSGYTRRNWETDQCW from the coding sequence ATGCTCTCCGTCCCTTCCCCTACTATTCTCTTCGCTCCATATTTCTCGGTAAAGCTTCCATCTCAAGCCTCGCCACGTGTCAGACTGACTCCTCCGTCCGCCTTCGCGGCCACTTCTACCGAGAGCCGCAGGACGACGTCGTATATGGCTGCCGCGACGGCGACGTGCACCTCGCTGTACGAGATCCTCGGCATCCACACGGGCGCCTCTTTTCAAGAGATCAAGACGGCGTACCGGAGATTGGCAAGGACTTGCCATCCCGACGTCGTGGCCGCCCCCGATCGGAAGGATTCGTCTGCTGGCGAGTTCATGAGGATCCATGCTGCCTACTCCACCCTGTCGGACCCCGAGAAACGCGCCGATTACGATCGCAAGGTTTTTCGTCGGTTCCGGCCGTTGACGGCGACCTCGGGGTTCTCCGGCTACACGCGCAGAAACTGGGAAACGGACCAGTGCTGGTGA